A section of the Citrus sinensis cultivar Valencia sweet orange chromosome 8, DVS_A1.0, whole genome shotgun sequence genome encodes:
- the LOC102620487 gene encoding E3 ubiquitin-protein ligase MBR2-like isoform X1, giving the protein MQGQGSTIDSFPESVNIDQDSVSSNTSMSQQISVDSILQPVESRLSNYTVASGGATCVNAVTHDVRNLSTWNSGEPSCRLSLQNQKNDDEMKMEHGWSASCSARTGGGPVSEERQRESTSILFPGRHGIGHSGNQDRSGPSFSLGSSSSHSPQNLDLDAGYVDNSGFGGQSMEVGLGPNLRNSGGLETEQAYLASASSDKVGTSSGSSGFMLEENNGEAGSPLGGWGLSCKRKALEGTSAPSCSAGSSSRFPQAESGVSARYEASSSLSLSPPLQNYPSVCPPEQSNPRFGVAMRIVEDGFPSGISGNTENRLRSFGRRGDPRHQQESVPYNLSSIGGSGHSNIAPPHPPPISLPFSDALELRAAAAVAANTNASQNQAHSAPVSSFSRNAHPFRWDGASSSRAGNLSSSFISGERGATLREERNTRSIQRNNAEHPMLVPSAEMRNMVQDPTSWSLATGSSSGGVSSTARIGSSSSTHPSPASAWVPHHNISIHSQQRLLEYSPWSLFPSVNSDSGVRTGHFPPLSSGPSSSSQEPVMPSSSNSQVHHQTQRRSSFLMERQGDNVLGLPRSLQVLAADIEGRHRLISEIRQVLNAMRRGENLRVEDYMLFEPFIYHGLAEMHDRHRDMRLDVDNMSYEELLALEERIGDVSTGLNEETIMNIMKQKRYTSLEIEIPSDQEPCCICQEEYTDGDNLGILDCGHDFHTNCIKQWLMQKNLCPICKTTGLPT; this is encoded by the exons ATGCAAGGTCAAGGGAGTACCATTGATTCTTTCCCTGAATCTGTTAATATTGATCAGGATTCTGTTTCCAGTAACACCAGTATGAGTCAGCAGATTTCTGTGGATAGTATTCTTCAGCCTGTCGAAAGCCGCTTGTCTAATTACACGGTAGCTTCTGGTGGCGCAACATGTGTAAATGCTGTTACTCATGATGTTCGGAACTTAAGTACCTGGAATTCGGGTGAACCTAGCTGTAGATTGAGTTTGCAGAATCAGAAgaatgatgatgaaatgaaaatggaaCATGGTTGGTCTGCTTCTTGTAGTGCTCGTACTGGGGGTGGGCCTGTGTCAGAAGAAAGGCAGCGTGAATCAACTAGTATCCTTTTTCCTGGTAGGCATGGTATTGGCCACAGTGGCAATCAGGACAGAAGTGGGCCTTCGTTTTCGCTAGGTTCAAGCTCCAGTCATTCCCCGCAAAATTTGGATCTTGATGCAGGATATGTGGATAACAGTGGTTTTGGTGGACAGAGTATGGAAGTAGGATTAGGCCCAAATCTCCGCAACTCTGGTGGACTAGAAACAGAGCAGGCATATCTTGCCAGTGCTTCTTCTGATAAAGTTGGGACTTCATCTGGAAGCTCTGGTTTTATGTTGGAAGAAAACAATGGCGAAGCAGGTTCGCCTCTGGGTGGTTGGGGTTTATCCTGCAAGAGGAAAGCCCTTGAAGGCACGTCTGCACCGTCTTGTTCAGCAGGAAGTTCAAGTCGCTTTCCACAAGCTGAAAGTGGTGTCTCCGCTCGTTATGAGGCGTCTAGTAGCTTAAGTTTGTCTCCACCTTTGCAAAATTACCCTAGTGTATGTCCTCCTGAGCAGTCAAATCCTAGGTTTGGGGTTGCTATGAGAATAGTAGAAGATGGTTTTCCTTCAGGTATCAGTGGAAATACAGAAAACCGCCTGAGAAGTTTTGGTAGGAGAGGGGACCCCCGACATCAGCAGGAATCTGTGCCATACAATTTATCATCAATAGGGGGTAGCGGGCACTCAAATATTGCTCCCCCTCATCCACCACCAATATCTCTTCCCTTTAGTGATGCTCTGGAATTGAGGGCGGCAGCAGCAGTTGCTGCAAATACAAATGCATCCCAGAACCAGGCTCACTCTGCACCTGTTTCTTCCTTTTCAAGAAACGCGCATCCTTTCCGTTGGGATGGTGCTTCCAGTTCAAGAGCTGGCAATTTATCAAGTTCATTTATCTCTGGAGAGAGAGGTGCTACACTGCGAGAGGAAAGAAACACAAGAAGCATACAAAGAAATAATGCTGAGCATCCAATGCTTGTTCCTTCAGCTGAGATGAGAAACATGGTGCAGGATCCAACTAGTTGGAGTTTGGCCACTGGAAGTTCTTCTGGAGGCGTTTCCTCAACTGCTCGAATTGGATCAAGTTCAAGTACCCATCCTTCACCAGCTTCTGCCTGGGTTCCTCACCACAACATCTCAATACATAGTCAGCAAAGATTATTAGAATATTCTCCTTGGTCTTTATTTCCATCTGTCAATTCTGATTCTGGAGTTCGTACTGGTCATTTTCCTCCTTTGTCTTCAGGTCCTTCCTCATCCTCACAGGAACCAGTCATGCCATCTAGTTCTAATAGCCAGGTCCATCACCAAACACAACGAAGGTCATCATTTCTGATGGAGAGACAAGGTGACAATGTTCTTGGTTTGCCCCGTTCTTTGCAGGTTTTAGCTGCTGACATTGAAGGGAGACACCGGTTGATATCTGAG ATTCGTCAAGTCTTGAATGCCATGCGTCGGGGGGAGAACTTACGAGTTGAG GATTATATGCTTTTTGAGCCGTTCATATATCATGGGCTGGCAGAAATGCATGACAGGCATAGAGACATGCGCCTGGATGTTGATAACATGTCTTATGAG GAATTGTTGGCGCTTGAAGAACGCATAGGAGATGTGAGCACTGGACTGAATGAGGAAACCATTATGAACATAATGAAACAGAAAAGGTACACATCCTTGGAAATAGAAATCCCATCTGACCAGGAGCCTTGCTGTATTTGCCAG GAGGAATATACTGATGGAGATAATCTTGGGATCTTGGACTGCGGACATGACTTCCATACGAACTGCATCAAACAGTGGCTAATGCAGAAAAACTTATGTCCCATTTGTAAGACAACAGGGCTTCCCACATGA
- the LOC102620487 gene encoding E3 ubiquitin-protein ligase MBR2-like isoform X2: MQGQGSTIDSFPESVNIDQDSVSSNTSMSQQISVDSILQPVESRLSNYTVASGGATCVNAVTHDVRNLSTWNSGEPSCRLSLQNQKNDDEMKMEHGWSASCSARTGGGPVSEERQRESTSILFPGRHGIGHSGNQDRSGPSFSLGSSSSHSPQNLDLDAGYVDNSGFGGQSMEVGLGPNLRNSGGLETEQAYLASASSDKVGTSSGSSGFMLEENNGEAGSPLGGWGLSCKRKALEGTSAPSCSAGSSSRFPQAESGVSARYEASSSLSLSPPLQNYPSVCPPEQSNPRFGVAMRIVEDGFPSGISGNTENRLRSFGRRGDPRHQQESVPYNLSSIGGSGHSNIAPPHPPPISLPFSDALELRAAAAVAANTNASQNQAHSAPVSSFSRNAHPFRWDGASSSRAGNLSSSFISGERGATLREERNTRSIQRNNAEHPMLVPSAEMRNMVQDPTSWSLATGSSSGGVSSTARIGSSSSTHPSPASAWVPHHNISIHSPSSSSQEPVMPSSSNSQVHHQTQRRSSFLMERQGDNVLGLPRSLQVLAADIEGRHRLISEIRQVLNAMRRGENLRVEDYMLFEPFIYHGLAEMHDRHRDMRLDVDNMSYEELLALEERIGDVSTGLNEETIMNIMKQKRYTSLEIEIPSDQEPCCICQEEYTDGDNLGILDCGHDFHTNCIKQWLMQKNLCPICKTTGLPT, encoded by the exons ATGCAAGGTCAAGGGAGTACCATTGATTCTTTCCCTGAATCTGTTAATATTGATCAGGATTCTGTTTCCAGTAACACCAGTATGAGTCAGCAGATTTCTGTGGATAGTATTCTTCAGCCTGTCGAAAGCCGCTTGTCTAATTACACGGTAGCTTCTGGTGGCGCAACATGTGTAAATGCTGTTACTCATGATGTTCGGAACTTAAGTACCTGGAATTCGGGTGAACCTAGCTGTAGATTGAGTTTGCAGAATCAGAAgaatgatgatgaaatgaaaatggaaCATGGTTGGTCTGCTTCTTGTAGTGCTCGTACTGGGGGTGGGCCTGTGTCAGAAGAAAGGCAGCGTGAATCAACTAGTATCCTTTTTCCTGGTAGGCATGGTATTGGCCACAGTGGCAATCAGGACAGAAGTGGGCCTTCGTTTTCGCTAGGTTCAAGCTCCAGTCATTCCCCGCAAAATTTGGATCTTGATGCAGGATATGTGGATAACAGTGGTTTTGGTGGACAGAGTATGGAAGTAGGATTAGGCCCAAATCTCCGCAACTCTGGTGGACTAGAAACAGAGCAGGCATATCTTGCCAGTGCTTCTTCTGATAAAGTTGGGACTTCATCTGGAAGCTCTGGTTTTATGTTGGAAGAAAACAATGGCGAAGCAGGTTCGCCTCTGGGTGGTTGGGGTTTATCCTGCAAGAGGAAAGCCCTTGAAGGCACGTCTGCACCGTCTTGTTCAGCAGGAAGTTCAAGTCGCTTTCCACAAGCTGAAAGTGGTGTCTCCGCTCGTTATGAGGCGTCTAGTAGCTTAAGTTTGTCTCCACCTTTGCAAAATTACCCTAGTGTATGTCCTCCTGAGCAGTCAAATCCTAGGTTTGGGGTTGCTATGAGAATAGTAGAAGATGGTTTTCCTTCAGGTATCAGTGGAAATACAGAAAACCGCCTGAGAAGTTTTGGTAGGAGAGGGGACCCCCGACATCAGCAGGAATCTGTGCCATACAATTTATCATCAATAGGGGGTAGCGGGCACTCAAATATTGCTCCCCCTCATCCACCACCAATATCTCTTCCCTTTAGTGATGCTCTGGAATTGAGGGCGGCAGCAGCAGTTGCTGCAAATACAAATGCATCCCAGAACCAGGCTCACTCTGCACCTGTTTCTTCCTTTTCAAGAAACGCGCATCCTTTCCGTTGGGATGGTGCTTCCAGTTCAAGAGCTGGCAATTTATCAAGTTCATTTATCTCTGGAGAGAGAGGTGCTACACTGCGAGAGGAAAGAAACACAAGAAGCATACAAAGAAATAATGCTGAGCATCCAATGCTTGTTCCTTCAGCTGAGATGAGAAACATGGTGCAGGATCCAACTAGTTGGAGTTTGGCCACTGGAAGTTCTTCTGGAGGCGTTTCCTCAACTGCTCGAATTGGATCAAGTTCAAGTACCCATCCTTCACCAGCTTCTGCCTGGGTTCCTCACCACAACATCTCAATACATA GTCCTTCCTCATCCTCACAGGAACCAGTCATGCCATCTAGTTCTAATAGCCAGGTCCATCACCAAACACAACGAAGGTCATCATTTCTGATGGAGAGACAAGGTGACAATGTTCTTGGTTTGCCCCGTTCTTTGCAGGTTTTAGCTGCTGACATTGAAGGGAGACACCGGTTGATATCTGAG ATTCGTCAAGTCTTGAATGCCATGCGTCGGGGGGAGAACTTACGAGTTGAG GATTATATGCTTTTTGAGCCGTTCATATATCATGGGCTGGCAGAAATGCATGACAGGCATAGAGACATGCGCCTGGATGTTGATAACATGTCTTATGAG GAATTGTTGGCGCTTGAAGAACGCATAGGAGATGTGAGCACTGGACTGAATGAGGAAACCATTATGAACATAATGAAACAGAAAAGGTACACATCCTTGGAAATAGAAATCCCATCTGACCAGGAGCCTTGCTGTATTTGCCAG GAGGAATATACTGATGGAGATAATCTTGGGATCTTGGACTGCGGACATGACTTCCATACGAACTGCATCAAACAGTGGCTAATGCAGAAAAACTTATGTCCCATTTGTAAGACAACAGGGCTTCCCACATGA